Proteins encoded by one window of Nocardia goodfellowii:
- the mraY gene encoding phospho-N-acetylmuramoyl-pentapeptide-transferase: MRQILFAAAIALAVSIMLTPLLIKMFAKQGFGQEIRVDGPASHQAKRGTPTMGGVAILIGMWAGYLGSHLIGIMYDADGPSASALLVLGLATALGAVGFVDDFIKIRKQRNLGLTAAGKYLGQLTAAVVFGVLALQFRNDHGITPASRHLSYVRDIATVSMGAIIFLVWVSILVIAWSNAVNLTDGLDGLAAGSMSLVLGGYVIITFWQYYHSCSFEVERGCYDVRDPLDLALVCASGAAACIGFLWWNAAPAKIFMGDTGSLALGGMLAGLSITTRTELLMVVIGALFVAEALSVVLQVAVYRTTRNRLFKMAPFHHHFELSKWAETTVIIRFWLLAAMASAVGLGLFYSEYLSKVG; the protein is encoded by the coding sequence ATGAGGCAGATACTATTCGCGGCGGCGATCGCGCTAGCGGTGTCGATCATGTTGACGCCGTTGCTGATCAAGATGTTCGCGAAACAGGGCTTCGGCCAGGAGATCCGGGTCGACGGCCCGGCCAGCCATCAGGCCAAGCGCGGCACACCGACCATGGGCGGCGTCGCGATCCTGATCGGCATGTGGGCTGGCTACCTCGGTTCGCATCTGATCGGCATCATGTACGACGCCGATGGTCCCTCGGCGTCGGCGCTGCTGGTGCTGGGCCTGGCGACCGCGCTGGGCGCCGTCGGCTTCGTCGACGACTTCATCAAGATCCGCAAGCAGCGCAATCTGGGCCTCACCGCGGCGGGCAAATACCTCGGCCAGCTCACCGCCGCCGTCGTATTCGGTGTTCTCGCACTGCAATTCCGCAACGACCACGGCATCACCCCGGCCAGCCGACACCTGTCCTACGTCCGCGATATCGCCACCGTCTCGATGGGCGCGATCATCTTCCTGGTCTGGGTGTCCATCCTGGTCATCGCCTGGTCCAACGCGGTGAACCTGACCGACGGCCTGGACGGCCTGGCCGCCGGCTCGATGAGCCTGGTGCTGGGCGGCTACGTGATCATCACGTTCTGGCAGTACTACCACTCCTGCTCGTTCGAGGTGGAGCGCGGCTGCTACGACGTGCGCGACCCGCTGGACCTGGCGCTGGTGTGTGCCTCCGGCGCGGCGGCGTGTATCGGCTTCCTGTGGTGGAATGCCGCGCCCGCCAAGATCTTCATGGGTGACACCGGCTCGCTCGCGCTCGGCGGCATGCTCGCCGGCCTGTCCATCACCACCCGCACCGAACTGCTGATGGTCGTCATCGGCGCGCTGTTCGTGGCCGAGGCGCTCTCGGTGGTGCTGCAGGTGGCGGTGTATCGCACTACGCGTAATCGATTGTTCAAGATGGCGCCCTTCCATCACCATTTCGAACTCAGTAAATGGGCGGAAACTACAGTGATCATCCGGTTCTGGCTGCTGGCCGCCATGGCTTCCGCGGTCGGACTCGGTTTGTTCTACAGCGAATATCTCTCCAAGGTCGGGTGA
- a CDS encoding UDP-N-acetylmuramoyl-tripeptide--D-alanyl-D-alanine ligase, with the protein MIEMTLREIAAVVGGTLHDVPDPDARVTGSVEFDSREIGSGDLFLALPGARADGHDFAAAAVAAGAVAVLAARPVGVPAIVVTPAPGEVRSRSVALAADTDGSGAAVLEALAALARASVEKLTATTGLTVIGLTGSSGKTSTKDLIAAVLAPLGTVVAPPGSFNSELGHPWTALRADEHTRFLVLEMSARGPGHIAAAARVTPPTVGVVLNVGTAHLGEFGSREAIAKTKGELVEALPASGLAVLNADDPNVAAMATRTAARVVTVGQSTGADIRATDVHMDSQARAGFTLHSPQGSVDIRLAVHGEHQVGNALSAAAVALHCGADLDTVAAALSGARAASARRMDVQHTDGGITVINDSYNANPDSVKAALKALVTMSKAEATPRRSWAVLGEMGELGEESVIEHDAIGRLAVRLDVDRLIVVGTGRPSRAMHQGAVMEGSWGEESILVPDIGAAIALLDDEVEAGDVVLVKASKSVGLWAVAEHLTSAERAGKRRGSSTEAAQ; encoded by the coding sequence ATGATCGAGATGACACTGCGGGAGATAGCCGCCGTCGTGGGCGGGACGCTGCACGACGTGCCGGACCCGGATGCCCGGGTGACGGGTTCGGTCGAATTCGACTCGCGCGAAATCGGTTCCGGTGACCTGTTTCTGGCCTTACCCGGCGCGCGCGCCGACGGCCACGATTTCGCGGCCGCCGCGGTCGCGGCGGGTGCCGTCGCGGTGCTGGCGGCCCGGCCGGTCGGCGTGCCCGCCATCGTGGTGACGCCCGCCCCCGGCGAGGTCCGGTCCAGGTCGGTCGCGCTGGCCGCGGACACCGACGGCTCCGGCGCCGCGGTGCTCGAGGCGCTCGCCGCACTGGCTCGGGCCAGCGTCGAAAAGCTCACGGCCACTACCGGACTCACCGTGATCGGACTCACCGGTTCCTCGGGCAAGACCTCGACCAAGGACTTGATCGCCGCGGTGCTGGCGCCGCTCGGCACCGTGGTCGCTCCGCCCGGCTCGTTCAACAGCGAACTCGGCCACCCGTGGACCGCGCTGCGCGCCGACGAGCACACCCGCTTCCTGGTGCTGGAGATGTCCGCACGCGGGCCCGGCCATATTGCCGCGGCGGCGCGGGTGACCCCGCCGACCGTCGGCGTCGTGCTCAATGTCGGCACCGCGCACCTCGGCGAATTCGGCAGTCGCGAAGCCATCGCCAAGACCAAAGGCGAACTGGTGGAAGCACTCCCGGCTTCCGGTCTCGCGGTGCTCAACGCTGACGACCCGAATGTCGCCGCCATGGCGACGCGCACGGCCGCTCGGGTGGTGACCGTCGGCCAGTCCACCGGCGCCGACATCCGCGCGACCGACGTGCACATGGATTCCCAGGCGCGCGCGGGCTTCACGCTGCACAGCCCGCAGGGCAGCGTCGATATCCGCCTGGCGGTGCACGGCGAGCACCAGGTGGGCAACGCCTTGTCGGCCGCCGCCGTCGCGCTGCACTGCGGCGCCGACCTCGACACGGTCGCCGCGGCCCTGTCCGGCGCCCGTGCCGCCTCGGCTCGCCGCATGGATGTCCAGCACACCGATGGCGGCATCACCGTCATCAACGACTCCTACAACGCCAACCCGGATTCGGTGAAAGCGGCGCTCAAGGCCCTGGTCACGATGTCCAAGGCCGAAGCGACTCCCCGCCGCAGCTGGGCGGTGCTCGGTGAAATGGGCGAGCTGGGCGAGGAATCGGTCATCGAACACGACGCCATCGGCCGGCTGGCGGTGCGCCTGGATGTGGATCGGCTCATCGTGGTCGGCACCGGACGACCGTCCCGCGCGATGCATCAGGGAGCGGTGATGGAAGGCTCATGGGGCGAGGAGTCGATCCTCGTGCCCGATATCGGCGCGGCCATCGCGCTGCTCGACGACGAGGTCGAAGCGGGCGATGTGGTGTTGGTCAAGGCTTCGAAGTCGGTCGGCCTGTGGGCTGTCGCCGAACATCTGACCAGCGCGGAACGTGCCGGAAAACGCAGGGGCAGCAGCACGGAGGCAGCGCAGTGA
- a CDS encoding UDP-N-acetylmuramoyl-L-alanyl-D-glutamate--2,6-diaminopimelate ligase: MSESERSKVPAQSSPPVLRPAVVRSTPLSTVLELTGARLSGPDQAHVAVTGVEQRSNAVRPGDLFAGLPGAQAHGARFAHDAVERGAVAVLTDTAGADLIGAIDVPVLVREQPRAVLGELSAALYGDPSHRLRVIGITGTSGKTTTAYLVEAGLAAAGLSTALIGTIETRIGGQRVPSALTTPEAPQLHAMFALMVEQGVDAVVMEVSSHALALGRVDGVRFAVGAFTNLSQDHLDFHADFEDYFAAKRRLFEPDSPVAAETSVICVDDEWGRRLAAELDAPITVSTGGIQMGSTDWGLAGPVVARGGEQEFTAATRRGSFPVRLRLPGRYNVANGLLAIAVCTAAGVDSEVAAAALATVDVPGRMQRVDEGQDFLAVVDYAHKPAAVESVIATLRDHLEFTGTAGRLAIVVGAGGDRDAGKRPLMGAAGARGADLLIVTDDNPRSEDPAAIRAAVLAGAHQVSADERGEVREIGDRAAAIAAAVEWARPGDAVLIAGKGHEVGQEINGRKHPFDDREVLAAAMRHKHPRTPNGTDAEDLTVR, encoded by the coding sequence ATGTCCGAATCCGAGAGGAGCAAGGTGCCCGCGCAGTCCAGCCCGCCTGTGTTGCGGCCGGCGGTTGTCCGGTCGACACCGCTGTCCACCGTGCTGGAACTGACCGGGGCCCGGCTGTCGGGCCCGGACCAGGCGCATGTGGCGGTCACCGGTGTCGAACAGCGCTCGAACGCGGTGCGCCCGGGTGACCTGTTCGCGGGGCTGCCCGGCGCGCAAGCGCACGGCGCGCGATTCGCGCACGACGCCGTCGAACGCGGTGCGGTCGCGGTGCTGACCGATACCGCGGGCGCCGATCTGATCGGTGCGATCGACGTGCCGGTGCTGGTGCGTGAACAACCGCGCGCGGTGCTGGGCGAGTTGTCGGCGGCCCTGTACGGCGATCCGTCGCATCGCCTGCGTGTCATCGGGATCACCGGCACCTCCGGCAAGACCACCACCGCCTATCTGGTGGAGGCGGGACTGGCGGCGGCCGGGTTGTCCACCGCGCTGATCGGCACCATCGAGACCCGCATCGGCGGGCAGCGGGTGCCGAGCGCGCTGACCACCCCGGAGGCGCCGCAGCTGCACGCCATGTTCGCGCTGATGGTCGAGCAGGGTGTGGACGCGGTGGTGATGGAGGTGTCCAGTCACGCGTTGGCGCTGGGCCGTGTCGACGGTGTCCGGTTCGCGGTAGGCGCGTTCACCAATCTTTCGCAGGACCACCTGGATTTCCACGCCGACTTCGAGGACTACTTCGCCGCGAAACGCCGTCTGTTCGAACCGGATTCGCCGGTCGCCGCCGAGACGTCGGTGATCTGTGTCGACGACGAGTGGGGTCGGCGGCTGGCCGCCGAGCTCGACGCGCCGATCACCGTGTCCACCGGTGGTATCCAAATGGGTTCCACCGATTGGGGTTTGGCCGGTCCGGTGGTTGCCCGCGGTGGCGAACAGGAGTTCACCGCGGCCACCCGGCGCGGCAGTTTCCCGGTGCGCCTGCGGCTTCCGGGCCGCTACAACGTCGCCAACGGACTGCTCGCCATCGCCGTCTGCACGGCGGCCGGCGTCGACTCCGAGGTGGCGGCGGCCGCGCTGGCCACCGTCGATGTGCCGGGCCGGATGCAGCGGGTGGACGAGGGCCAGGATTTCCTCGCTGTCGTGGACTACGCGCACAAGCCCGCCGCGGTGGAGTCGGTCATCGCGACGCTGCGGGATCATCTCGAATTCACCGGCACGGCAGGACGTTTGGCCATTGTGGTGGGTGCGGGCGGCGATCGTGACGCCGGGAAGCGCCCGCTGATGGGTGCGGCCGGCGCGCGCGGCGCCGATCTGCTGATCGTCACCGACGACAACCCGCGCAGCGAGGATCCCGCGGCCATCCGCGCGGCCGTACTCGCCGGGGCACACCAGGTTTCGGCGGACGAACGCGGCGAGGTGCGCGAAATCGGCGACCGCGCGGCGGCGATCGCGGCCGCGGTCGAGTGGGCGCGCCCCGGCGACGCCGTGCTGATCGCGGGCAAAGGACACGAGGTCGGCCAGGAGATCAACGGCCGGAAACATCCGTTCGACGACCGGGAGGTGCTCGCCGCGGCGATGCGCCACAAGCACCCCCGCACTCCGAACGGCACTGACGCGGAGGATTTGACGGTTCGATGA